The sequence TGGTAGTCAACTCGAAGTCTCGGTTTACCTGGAAACAGGGGTTCAGGGCGACATTCTCAAACCTTCAGTAGCGGCGATTCCAGAAGTAACTGCCGTGACGGTGATCTCGAAGGAGGAAGCCTGGGAAAACCTCGTCAAAGACATGGGAATCTCCGACATTCGGGGTGCAACACAACAGTTGAATGGCAATCCTCTTGTGGACGAGTTGAAAGTGAGAGCCAGTTCGCCCGACCAGGTTCCGGCTCTGGCAGAAAAGCTGAGACAGGTCCAGGGCATTGATGATGTGCAATACGTGGCGGAGGCAGTGCATCGCATTGCTCAGTTAAATCAAGGCTTAAATTGGGTCAGTTTTGGCATTACTACGGTTCTGACCTTAACGGCGATCGCTGTCATCACAACTACGATTCGGTTAATCGTTATGGCACGCCGCCGCGAAATTGAGGTGATGCAGTTGGTGGGCGCGACGACGACCTGGATTTATATGCCGTTTATCTTGCAGGGCTTGACCTTTGGCGTCGTGGGGGCGTTGTTTGCCTGGGGGTTGATCACCGGGACTCAAGAATTTATCGGAAGCTT is a genomic window of Oscillatoria sp. FACHB-1407 containing:
- a CDS encoding permease-like cell division protein FtsX; amino-acid sequence: MLQLLTKSDYLLRETLLGLKRGGWMNWAAVSTVTVLLFLFGISLQASWQFEGLLNQFGSQLEVSVYLETGVQGDILKPSVAAIPEVTAVTVISKEEAWENLVKDMGISDIRGATQQLNGNPLVDELKVRASSPDQVPALAEKLRQVQGIDDVQYVAEAVHRIAQLNQGLNWVSFGITTVLTLTAIAVITTTIRLIVMARRREIEVMQLVGATTTWIYMPFILQGLTFGVVGALFAWGLITGTQEFIGSLLSDQADFIQFLADGLKLSSDKVVLLPLVLLALGGSVGLMGSLFAVRRFALR